TTGATGATGCTGAGCACCAGGATGACCACGGCGGCCGGCAGGAAGAACTCGGCGAGCGACCAGCGGGCGTCCACGTAGTCGCGGGCGAACCGGCGCACCGGGCCCTTGTCACGGGCCGGCAGGTGGCGCTCGTCGCCGTCCATCAGTGCCTGGCGCTGCTTCTCGCGCTCGCCCCGCATCCGGTCGCGGGCCTGGCGGGCGGCCTCCTTGCGGTCCTTGGGCACCGTCACCCGGGTGCGCCGGCCGGCCTCGGCCTCGCTGCGCTTGGGGGTGGGGCGGCCCTTCTTGGCCTCCGGGTGGC
The genomic region above belongs to Streptomyces sp. 1331.2 and contains:
- a CDS encoding DUF3043 domain-containing protein translates to MFRRRSDDAAASATVLEKQDETAQARHPEAKKGRPTPKRSEAEAGRRTRVTVPKDRKEAARQARDRMRGEREKQRQALMDGDERHLPARDKGPVRRFARDYVDARWSLAEFFLPAAVVILVLSIIKVAQLQVLSTLLFLLFFVFVILDFVRLGLGLRKQLAARFPNENTRGAIAYGIMRTLQMRRLRLPKPQVRRGEKP